The Stenotrophomonas rhizophila genome has a window encoding:
- a CDS encoding HigA family addiction module antitoxin, translating into MKNTNAKSTAHVLPPVHPGEILAEEFLSPLGMSARALAAAIDVTPARISDIIAGRRGVTADTALRLARYFGTTPQVWLNLQMNYDLEVASRDLAQLIARIRPRAS; encoded by the coding sequence ATGAAAAACACGAACGCGAAGAGCACTGCACACGTGCTTCCGCCGGTCCATCCTGGTGAAATCCTGGCCGAGGAATTTCTCTCTCCCTTGGGCATGTCTGCGCGGGCTTTGGCTGCGGCAATTGATGTCACTCCAGCCCGCATCTCGGACATCATCGCCGGTCGTCGTGGGGTTACCGCCGACACTGCGTTGCGCCTTGCGCGCTATTTCGGCACGACCCCTCAGGTGTGGTTGAACCTGCAGATGAACTATGACCTGGAAGTAGCCAGCCGCGATCTGGCCCAGTTGATCGCACGCATTCGACCTCGCGCGAGCTGA
- a CDS encoding PilZ domain-containing protein, which translates to MSATNARQGILSLAVKDKASLYSAYMPFVKNGGIFVPTPKRYFLGDEVFLLLTLPDSSERLPVAGKVVWVTPAGAQGNRAAGIGVQLADGQEGENVRNKIETALAGTLNSDKPTHTM; encoded by the coding sequence ATGAGCGCCACCAACGCCCGCCAGGGCATCCTGTCGCTGGCCGTCAAGGACAAAGCGTCGCTGTACAGCGCGTACATGCCGTTCGTGAAGAACGGCGGCATCTTCGTACCCACGCCCAAGCGCTACTTCCTGGGCGATGAGGTGTTCCTGCTGCTGACCCTGCCCGACTCCAGCGAGCGCCTGCCGGTGGCCGGCAAGGTGGTCTGGGTGACCCCGGCCGGCGCCCAGGGCAACCGCGCGGCGGGCATTGGCGTGCAGCTGGCCGACGGGCAGGAAGGCGAGAACGTGCGCAACAAGATCGAGACCGCGCTGGCCGGCACCCTGAACTCGGACAAGCCCACGCACACGATGTGA